From a region of the Drosophila virilis strain 15010-1051.87 chromosome 3, Dvir_AGI_RSII-ME, whole genome shotgun sequence genome:
- the LOC6622317 gene encoding uncharacterized protein isoform X4: MAAENYHLKWDSHLSYLNTSIATLYKNEKFADVMLYSSYSNNGINSDIPTVGISAHKFILSSCSQFFATMFETAPITAPNGVLYIVLPPDLSHRAIQILVQYMYSGEATVSNDILNEVLRGGEILKIRGLCRTSASSVGGSSASGQSHGHHLHHPRESSALYVTNGTRSTLAPPPPMSSAQLPSDMYSTKASTSSNSSSSARYSLDHLHTHPHQHQHHHQQQQFRGLGASVMPKDSPVIVKSPKMATHTGLLSVASSSKLHGGVGGISVNKEVAIDPEDKCCYAAASQVESLPQSTTATSVAAPPPPPPPMSICTEVGCSSCPLAASSTEPADSTLRRPEYADRDRLVEEPICERDRDDVGLVYERRLRRERSCDRAPPHEYFAHDGPHYEHVVKSYDVTAAVAPRLATPPHPHSFLTIKQEPTDWSNNPPAALPNENHHEISQEAPLSPKQPLDFKINAVKLEANSSQQDESEEHTLRDYNNFKLLVCEICQKSFEDTKMLVRHLGTHAAEPAGNVMGASASGTGSSSSSATANSNLALRALKTYVPKKRRRVSVSAVGSAAVLGKPLSLPIPPHSHSQQQENNMDHVTLLCDLCSTSFETPAEWVRHMNSQHTEIELAMFNSKKDGEQKGSSSSSNNNNNNSSIAAVSQIQQTVASSGAGTAAVGHKKYINASRQSGQSLSSRGNGNGATSASPGLMSPA, from the exons ATGGCCGCCGAAAACTATCACCTGAAATGGGACTCGCATTTGTCCTATTTGAACACTTCCATAGCCACGCTCTACAA GAATGAGAAGTTTGCTGACGTTATGCTGTACAGTTCGTATAGCAACAATGGCATCAATTCGGATATACCCACGGTGGGCATATCGgcgcacaaattcattttgagCTCCTGCAGCCAGTTCTTTGCCACCATGTTCGAGACAGCGCCAATTACGGCGCCCAACGGCGTCCTCTATATTGTGCTTCCGCCCGATCTGAGTCATCGTGCCATACAAATCCTAGTGCAGTATATGTACAGCGGGGAAGCTACCGTTTCCAATGATATTCTGAATGAGGTGTTGCGTGGCGGTGAGATCTTGAAAATACGCGGTCTTTGTCGCACCAGCGCTTCCAGCGTTGGCGGCAGCTCTGCGTCGGGCCAATCCCATGGACACCATCTGCACCATCCGCGCGAATCCAGCGCTCTTTATGTAACAAATGGTACGCGTTCCACACTGGCGCCGCCACCGCCCATGTCGTCAGCACAGCTTCCCAGTGATATGTACAGTACCAaggccagcaccagcagcaacagcagcagctcggcaCGTTATAGCCTGGATCATCTGCACACGCATccgcaccagcaccagcaccatcatcaacagcagcagtttcGCGGCTTGGGCGCTTCCGTAATGCCAAAGGACAGTCCGGTAATTGTCAAATCACCCAAAATGGCCACACACACGGGTCTGCTGAGCGTggcgagcagcagcaagctGCATGGTGGCGTTGGCGGCATATCCGTCAACAAGGAGGTGGCCATCGATCCCGAGGACAAGTGCTGCTATGCAGCAGCCAGTCAAGTCGAAAGTCTACCACAGTCAACAACAGCCACATCTGTCGCTGCACCACCTCCACCCCCACCacccatgtccatatgcaCAGAAGTtggttgcagcagctgcccgcTGGCTGCATCGTCCACCGAGCCGGCGGACTCGACGCTACGCCGGCCAGAGTATGCAGATCGAGATCGTCTTGTGGAGGAGCCAATCTGTGAACGCGACCGAGATGATGTCGGCCTGGTCTACGAGCGACGTCTACGCCGCGAGCGTTCCTGTGATCGAG CCCCACCGCACGAGTACTTTGCGCACGATGGCCCGCACTATGAGCATGTGGTGAAGTCCTACGATGTGACGGCTGCAGTTGCGCCACGCCTGGCCACACCGCCGCATCCGCACAGTTTTCTGACCATTAAACAAGAGCCAACCGATTGGTCAAATAATCCACCGGCAGCGTTGCCCAACGAGAACCACCACGAGATCAGTCAGGAGGCGCCGCTGTCGCCTAAGCAGCCGCTGGACTTTAAAATAAACGCCGTTAAGCTGGAGGCAAACAGCTCGCAGCAAGACGAGTCCGAGGAGCACACGCTGCGCGATTACAACAATTTCAAGCTGCTCGTTTGCGAGATATGCCAGAAATCCTTCGAGGACACCAAGATGCTGGTGCGCCACCTGGGCACACATGCCGCCGAGCCAGCCGGCAATGTGATgggcgccagcgccagcggcaccgggagcagcagcagcagcgccacaGCCAACAGCAACCTGGCGCTGAGAGCATTGAAAACCTATGTGCCAAAGAAGCGACGCAGAGTGTCGGTGAGTGCCGTTGGATCAGCTGCTGTATTGGGCAAGCCCTTATCTCTACCCATCCCTCCTCATTCGCATTCACAGCAACAGGAGAACAACATGGATCATGTGACACTGCTCTGTGACCTCTGCTCCAC CTCCTTCGAAACGCCCGCGGAATGGGTCCGGCACATGAATAGCCAACATACGGAAATCGAACTGGCCATGTTCAATAGCAAAAAGGATGGCGAACAGAAGGG cagcagcagcagcagcaacaacaataacaacaactctTCGATTGCCGCCGTCAGCCAAATCCAACAAACAGTCGCCAGCTCAGGTGCCGGCACAGCGGCTGTGGGGCATAAAAAGTACATCAATGCCAGCCGGCAGAGTGGCCAGAGCCTGAGCAGCAGGGGCAATGGAAATGGTGCCACATCTGCGTCGCCGGGTCTGATGTCGCCGGCATGA
- the LOC6622317 gene encoding uncharacterized protein isoform X3, protein MAAENYHLKWDSHLSYLNTSIATLYKNEKFADVMLYSSYSNNGINSDIPTVGISAHKFILSSCSQFFATMFETAPITAPNGVLYIVLPPDLSHRAIQILVQYMYSGEATVSNDILNEVLRGGEILKIRGLCRTSASSVGGSSASGQSHGHHLHHPRESSALYVTNGTRSTLAPPPPMSSAQLPSDMYSTKASTSSNSSSSARYSLDHLHTHPHQHQHHHQQQQFRGLGASVMPKDSPVIVKSPKMATHTGLLSVASSSKLHGGVGGISVNKEVAIDPEDKCCYAAASQVESLPQSTTATSVAAPPPPPPPMSICTEVGCSSCPLAASSTEPADSTLRRPEYADRDRLVEEPICERDRDDVGLVYERRLRRERSCDRAPPHEYFAHDGPHYEHVVKSYDVTAAVAPRLATPPHPHSFLTIKQEPTDWSNNPPAALPNENHHEISQEAPLSPKQPLDFKINAVKLEANSSQQDESEEHTLRDYNNFKLLVCEICQKSFEDTKMLVRHLGTHAAEPAGNVMGASASGTGSSSSSATANSNLALRALKTYVPKKRRRVSVSAVGSAAVLGKPLSLPIPPHSHSQQQENNMDHVTLLCDLCSTSFETPAEWVRHMNSQHTEIELAMFNSKKDGEQKGSSSSSSNNNNNNSSIAAVSQIQQTVASSGAGTAAVGHKKYINASRQSGQSLSSRGNGNGATSASPGLMSPA, encoded by the exons ATGGCCGCCGAAAACTATCACCTGAAATGGGACTCGCATTTGTCCTATTTGAACACTTCCATAGCCACGCTCTACAA GAATGAGAAGTTTGCTGACGTTATGCTGTACAGTTCGTATAGCAACAATGGCATCAATTCGGATATACCCACGGTGGGCATATCGgcgcacaaattcattttgagCTCCTGCAGCCAGTTCTTTGCCACCATGTTCGAGACAGCGCCAATTACGGCGCCCAACGGCGTCCTCTATATTGTGCTTCCGCCCGATCTGAGTCATCGTGCCATACAAATCCTAGTGCAGTATATGTACAGCGGGGAAGCTACCGTTTCCAATGATATTCTGAATGAGGTGTTGCGTGGCGGTGAGATCTTGAAAATACGCGGTCTTTGTCGCACCAGCGCTTCCAGCGTTGGCGGCAGCTCTGCGTCGGGCCAATCCCATGGACACCATCTGCACCATCCGCGCGAATCCAGCGCTCTTTATGTAACAAATGGTACGCGTTCCACACTGGCGCCGCCACCGCCCATGTCGTCAGCACAGCTTCCCAGTGATATGTACAGTACCAaggccagcaccagcagcaacagcagcagctcggcaCGTTATAGCCTGGATCATCTGCACACGCATccgcaccagcaccagcaccatcatcaacagcagcagtttcGCGGCTTGGGCGCTTCCGTAATGCCAAAGGACAGTCCGGTAATTGTCAAATCACCCAAAATGGCCACACACACGGGTCTGCTGAGCGTggcgagcagcagcaagctGCATGGTGGCGTTGGCGGCATATCCGTCAACAAGGAGGTGGCCATCGATCCCGAGGACAAGTGCTGCTATGCAGCAGCCAGTCAAGTCGAAAGTCTACCACAGTCAACAACAGCCACATCTGTCGCTGCACCACCTCCACCCCCACCacccatgtccatatgcaCAGAAGTtggttgcagcagctgcccgcTGGCTGCATCGTCCACCGAGCCGGCGGACTCGACGCTACGCCGGCCAGAGTATGCAGATCGAGATCGTCTTGTGGAGGAGCCAATCTGTGAACGCGACCGAGATGATGTCGGCCTGGTCTACGAGCGACGTCTACGCCGCGAGCGTTCCTGTGATCGAG CCCCACCGCACGAGTACTTTGCGCACGATGGCCCGCACTATGAGCATGTGGTGAAGTCCTACGATGTGACGGCTGCAGTTGCGCCACGCCTGGCCACACCGCCGCATCCGCACAGTTTTCTGACCATTAAACAAGAGCCAACCGATTGGTCAAATAATCCACCGGCAGCGTTGCCCAACGAGAACCACCACGAGATCAGTCAGGAGGCGCCGCTGTCGCCTAAGCAGCCGCTGGACTTTAAAATAAACGCCGTTAAGCTGGAGGCAAACAGCTCGCAGCAAGACGAGTCCGAGGAGCACACGCTGCGCGATTACAACAATTTCAAGCTGCTCGTTTGCGAGATATGCCAGAAATCCTTCGAGGACACCAAGATGCTGGTGCGCCACCTGGGCACACATGCCGCCGAGCCAGCCGGCAATGTGATgggcgccagcgccagcggcaccgggagcagcagcagcagcgccacaGCCAACAGCAACCTGGCGCTGAGAGCATTGAAAACCTATGTGCCAAAGAAGCGACGCAGAGTGTCGGTGAGTGCCGTTGGATCAGCTGCTGTATTGGGCAAGCCCTTATCTCTACCCATCCCTCCTCATTCGCATTCACAGCAACAGGAGAACAACATGGATCATGTGACACTGCTCTGTGACCTCTGCTCCAC CTCCTTCGAAACGCCCGCGGAATGGGTCCGGCACATGAATAGCCAACATACGGAAATCGAACTGGCCATGTTCAATAGCAAAAAGGATGGCGAACAGAAGGG cagcagcagcagcagcagcaacaacaataacaacaactctTCGATTGCCGCCGTCAGCCAAATCCAACAAACAGTCGCCAGCTCAGGTGCCGGCACAGCGGCTGTGGGGCATAAAAAGTACATCAATGCCAGCCGGCAGAGTGGCCAGAGCCTGAGCAGCAGGGGCAATGGAAATGGTGCCACATCTGCGTCGCCGGGTCTGATGTCGCCGGCATGA
- the LOC6622317 gene encoding protein glass isoform X5 has product MAAENYHLKWDSHLSYLNTSIATLYKNEKFADVMLYSSYSNNGINSDIPTVGISAHKFILSSCSQFFATMFETAPITAPNGVLYIVLPPDLSHRAIQILVQYMYSGEATVSNDILNEVLRGGEILKIRGLCRTSASSVGGSSASGQSHGHHLHHPRESSALYVTNGTRSTLAPPPPMSSAQLPSDMYSTKASTSSNSSSSARYSLDHLHTHPHQHQHHHQQQQFRGLGASVMPKDSPVIVKSPKMATHTGLLSVASSSKLHGGVGGISVNKEVAIDPEDKCCYAAASQVESLPQSTTATSVAAPPPPPPPMSICTEVGCSSCPLAASSTEPADSTLRRPEYADRDRLVEEPICERDRDDVGLVYERRLRRERSCDRAPPHEYFAHDGPHYEHVVKSYDVTAAVAPRLATPPHPHSFLTIKQEPTDWSNNPPAALPNENHHEISQEAPLSPKQPLDFKINAVKLEANSSQQDESEEHTLRDYNNFKLLVCEICQKSFEDTKMLVRHLGTHAAEPAGNVMGASASGTGSSSSSATANSNLALRALKTYVPKKRRRVSQQENNMDHVTLLCDLCSTSFETPAEWVRHMNSQHTEIELAMFNSKKDGEQKGSSSSSSSSNNNNNNSSIAAVSQIQQTVASSGAGTAAVGHKKYINASRQSGQSLSSRGNGNGATSASPGLMSPA; this is encoded by the exons ATGGCCGCCGAAAACTATCACCTGAAATGGGACTCGCATTTGTCCTATTTGAACACTTCCATAGCCACGCTCTACAA GAATGAGAAGTTTGCTGACGTTATGCTGTACAGTTCGTATAGCAACAATGGCATCAATTCGGATATACCCACGGTGGGCATATCGgcgcacaaattcattttgagCTCCTGCAGCCAGTTCTTTGCCACCATGTTCGAGACAGCGCCAATTACGGCGCCCAACGGCGTCCTCTATATTGTGCTTCCGCCCGATCTGAGTCATCGTGCCATACAAATCCTAGTGCAGTATATGTACAGCGGGGAAGCTACCGTTTCCAATGATATTCTGAATGAGGTGTTGCGTGGCGGTGAGATCTTGAAAATACGCGGTCTTTGTCGCACCAGCGCTTCCAGCGTTGGCGGCAGCTCTGCGTCGGGCCAATCCCATGGACACCATCTGCACCATCCGCGCGAATCCAGCGCTCTTTATGTAACAAATGGTACGCGTTCCACACTGGCGCCGCCACCGCCCATGTCGTCAGCACAGCTTCCCAGTGATATGTACAGTACCAaggccagcaccagcagcaacagcagcagctcggcaCGTTATAGCCTGGATCATCTGCACACGCATccgcaccagcaccagcaccatcatcaacagcagcagtttcGCGGCTTGGGCGCTTCCGTAATGCCAAAGGACAGTCCGGTAATTGTCAAATCACCCAAAATGGCCACACACACGGGTCTGCTGAGCGTggcgagcagcagcaagctGCATGGTGGCGTTGGCGGCATATCCGTCAACAAGGAGGTGGCCATCGATCCCGAGGACAAGTGCTGCTATGCAGCAGCCAGTCAAGTCGAAAGTCTACCACAGTCAACAACAGCCACATCTGTCGCTGCACCACCTCCACCCCCACCacccatgtccatatgcaCAGAAGTtggttgcagcagctgcccgcTGGCTGCATCGTCCACCGAGCCGGCGGACTCGACGCTACGCCGGCCAGAGTATGCAGATCGAGATCGTCTTGTGGAGGAGCCAATCTGTGAACGCGACCGAGATGATGTCGGCCTGGTCTACGAGCGACGTCTACGCCGCGAGCGTTCCTGTGATCGAG CCCCACCGCACGAGTACTTTGCGCACGATGGCCCGCACTATGAGCATGTGGTGAAGTCCTACGATGTGACGGCTGCAGTTGCGCCACGCCTGGCCACACCGCCGCATCCGCACAGTTTTCTGACCATTAAACAAGAGCCAACCGATTGGTCAAATAATCCACCGGCAGCGTTGCCCAACGAGAACCACCACGAGATCAGTCAGGAGGCGCCGCTGTCGCCTAAGCAGCCGCTGGACTTTAAAATAAACGCCGTTAAGCTGGAGGCAAACAGCTCGCAGCAAGACGAGTCCGAGGAGCACACGCTGCGCGATTACAACAATTTCAAGCTGCTCGTTTGCGAGATATGCCAGAAATCCTTCGAGGACACCAAGATGCTGGTGCGCCACCTGGGCACACATGCCGCCGAGCCAGCCGGCAATGTGATgggcgccagcgccagcggcaccgggagcagcagcagcagcgccacaGCCAACAGCAACCTGGCGCTGAGAGCATTGAAAACCTATGTGCCAAAGAAGCGACGCAGAGTGTCG CAACAGGAGAACAACATGGATCATGTGACACTGCTCTGTGACCTCTGCTCCAC CTCCTTCGAAACGCCCGCGGAATGGGTCCGGCACATGAATAGCCAACATACGGAAATCGAACTGGCCATGTTCAATAGCAAAAAGGATGGCGAACAGAAGGG cagcagcagcagcagcagcagcagcaacaacaataacaacaactctTCGATTGCCGCCGTCAGCCAAATCCAACAAACAGTCGCCAGCTCAGGTGCCGGCACAGCGGCTGTGGGGCATAAAAAGTACATCAATGCCAGCCGGCAGAGTGGCCAGAGCCTGAGCAGCAGGGGCAATGGAAATGGTGCCACATCTGCGTCGCCGGGTCTGATGTCGCCGGCATGA
- the LOC6622317 gene encoding uncharacterized protein isoform X2: protein MAAENYHLKWDSHLSYLNTSIATLYKNEKFADVMLYSSYSNNGINSDIPTVGISAHKFILSSCSQFFATMFETAPITAPNGVLYIVLPPDLSHRAIQILVQYMYSGEATVSNDILNEVLRGGEILKIRGLCRTSASSVGGSSASGQSHGHHLHHPRESSALYVTNGTRSTLAPPPPMSSAQLPSDMYSTKASTSSNSSSSARYSLDHLHTHPHQHQHHHQQQQFRGLGASVMPKDSPVIVKSPKMATHTGLLSVASSSKLHGGVGGISVNKEVAIDPEDKCCYAAASQVESLPQSTTATSVAAPPPPPPPMSICTEVGCSSCPLAASSTEPADSTLRRPEYADRDRLVEEPICERDRDDVGLVYERRLRRERSCDRAPPHEYFAHDGPHYEHVVKSYDVTAAVAPRLATPPHPHSFLTIKQEPTDWSNNPPAALPNENHHEISQEAPLSPKQPLDFKINAVKLEANSSQQDESEEHTLRDYNNFKLLVCEICQKSFEDTKMLVRHLGTHAAEPAGNVMGASASGTGSSSSSATANSNLALRALKTYVPKKRRRVSVSAVGSAAVLGKPLSLPIPPHSHSQQQENNMDHVTLLCDLCSTSFETPAEWVRHMNSQHTEIELAMFNSKKDGEQKGSSSSSSSNNNNNNSSIAAVSQIQQTVASSGAGTAAVGHKKYINASRQSGQSLSSRGNGNGATSASPGLMSPA, encoded by the exons ATGGCCGCCGAAAACTATCACCTGAAATGGGACTCGCATTTGTCCTATTTGAACACTTCCATAGCCACGCTCTACAA GAATGAGAAGTTTGCTGACGTTATGCTGTACAGTTCGTATAGCAACAATGGCATCAATTCGGATATACCCACGGTGGGCATATCGgcgcacaaattcattttgagCTCCTGCAGCCAGTTCTTTGCCACCATGTTCGAGACAGCGCCAATTACGGCGCCCAACGGCGTCCTCTATATTGTGCTTCCGCCCGATCTGAGTCATCGTGCCATACAAATCCTAGTGCAGTATATGTACAGCGGGGAAGCTACCGTTTCCAATGATATTCTGAATGAGGTGTTGCGTGGCGGTGAGATCTTGAAAATACGCGGTCTTTGTCGCACCAGCGCTTCCAGCGTTGGCGGCAGCTCTGCGTCGGGCCAATCCCATGGACACCATCTGCACCATCCGCGCGAATCCAGCGCTCTTTATGTAACAAATGGTACGCGTTCCACACTGGCGCCGCCACCGCCCATGTCGTCAGCACAGCTTCCCAGTGATATGTACAGTACCAaggccagcaccagcagcaacagcagcagctcggcaCGTTATAGCCTGGATCATCTGCACACGCATccgcaccagcaccagcaccatcatcaacagcagcagtttcGCGGCTTGGGCGCTTCCGTAATGCCAAAGGACAGTCCGGTAATTGTCAAATCACCCAAAATGGCCACACACACGGGTCTGCTGAGCGTggcgagcagcagcaagctGCATGGTGGCGTTGGCGGCATATCCGTCAACAAGGAGGTGGCCATCGATCCCGAGGACAAGTGCTGCTATGCAGCAGCCAGTCAAGTCGAAAGTCTACCACAGTCAACAACAGCCACATCTGTCGCTGCACCACCTCCACCCCCACCacccatgtccatatgcaCAGAAGTtggttgcagcagctgcccgcTGGCTGCATCGTCCACCGAGCCGGCGGACTCGACGCTACGCCGGCCAGAGTATGCAGATCGAGATCGTCTTGTGGAGGAGCCAATCTGTGAACGCGACCGAGATGATGTCGGCCTGGTCTACGAGCGACGTCTACGCCGCGAGCGTTCCTGTGATCGAG CCCCACCGCACGAGTACTTTGCGCACGATGGCCCGCACTATGAGCATGTGGTGAAGTCCTACGATGTGACGGCTGCAGTTGCGCCACGCCTGGCCACACCGCCGCATCCGCACAGTTTTCTGACCATTAAACAAGAGCCAACCGATTGGTCAAATAATCCACCGGCAGCGTTGCCCAACGAGAACCACCACGAGATCAGTCAGGAGGCGCCGCTGTCGCCTAAGCAGCCGCTGGACTTTAAAATAAACGCCGTTAAGCTGGAGGCAAACAGCTCGCAGCAAGACGAGTCCGAGGAGCACACGCTGCGCGATTACAACAATTTCAAGCTGCTCGTTTGCGAGATATGCCAGAAATCCTTCGAGGACACCAAGATGCTGGTGCGCCACCTGGGCACACATGCCGCCGAGCCAGCCGGCAATGTGATgggcgccagcgccagcggcaccgggagcagcagcagcagcgccacaGCCAACAGCAACCTGGCGCTGAGAGCATTGAAAACCTATGTGCCAAAGAAGCGACGCAGAGTGTCGGTGAGTGCCGTTGGATCAGCTGCTGTATTGGGCAAGCCCTTATCTCTACCCATCCCTCCTCATTCGCATTCACAGCAACAGGAGAACAACATGGATCATGTGACACTGCTCTGTGACCTCTGCTCCAC CTCCTTCGAAACGCCCGCGGAATGGGTCCGGCACATGAATAGCCAACATACGGAAATCGAACTGGCCATGTTCAATAGCAAAAAGGATGGCGAACAGAAGGG cagcagcagcagcagcagcagcaacaacaataacaacaactctTCGATTGCCGCCGTCAGCCAAATCCAACAAACAGTCGCCAGCTCAGGTGCCGGCACAGCGGCTGTGGGGCATAAAAAGTACATCAATGCCAGCCGGCAGAGTGGCCAGAGCCTGAGCAGCAGGGGCAATGGAAATGGTGCCACATCTGCGTCGCCGGGTCTGATGTCGCCGGCATGA
- the LOC6622317 gene encoding uncharacterized protein isoform X1: protein MAAENYHLKWDSHLSYLNTSIATLYKNEKFADVMLYSSYSNNGINSDIPTVGISAHKFILSSCSQFFATMFETAPITAPNGVLYIVLPPDLSHRAIQILVQYMYSGEATVSNDILNEVLRGGEILKIRGLCRTSASSVGGSSASGQSHGHHLHHPRESSALYVTNGTRSTLAPPPPMSSAQLPSDMYSTKASTSSNSSSSARYSLDHLHTHPHQHQHHHQQQQFRGLGASVMPKDSPVIVKSPKMATHTGLLSVASSSKLHGGVGGISVNKEVAIDPEDKCCYAAASQVESLPQSTTATSVAAPPPPPPPMSICTEVGCSSCPLAASSTEPADSTLRRPEYADRDRLVEEPICERDRDDVGLVYERRLRRERSCDRAPPHEYFAHDGPHYEHVVKSYDVTAAVAPRLATPPHPHSFLTIKQEPTDWSNNPPAALPNENHHEISQEAPLSPKQPLDFKINAVKLEANSSQQDESEEHTLRDYNNFKLLVCEICQKSFEDTKMLVRHLGTHAAEPAGNVMGASASGTGSSSSSATANSNLALRALKTYVPKKRRRVSVSAVGSAAVLGKPLSLPIPPHSHSQQQENNMDHVTLLCDLCSTSFETPAEWVRHMNSQHTEIELAMFNSKKDGEQKGSSSSSSSSNNNNNNSSIAAVSQIQQTVASSGAGTAAVGHKKYINASRQSGQSLSSRGNGNGATSASPGLMSPA from the exons ATGGCCGCCGAAAACTATCACCTGAAATGGGACTCGCATTTGTCCTATTTGAACACTTCCATAGCCACGCTCTACAA GAATGAGAAGTTTGCTGACGTTATGCTGTACAGTTCGTATAGCAACAATGGCATCAATTCGGATATACCCACGGTGGGCATATCGgcgcacaaattcattttgagCTCCTGCAGCCAGTTCTTTGCCACCATGTTCGAGACAGCGCCAATTACGGCGCCCAACGGCGTCCTCTATATTGTGCTTCCGCCCGATCTGAGTCATCGTGCCATACAAATCCTAGTGCAGTATATGTACAGCGGGGAAGCTACCGTTTCCAATGATATTCTGAATGAGGTGTTGCGTGGCGGTGAGATCTTGAAAATACGCGGTCTTTGTCGCACCAGCGCTTCCAGCGTTGGCGGCAGCTCTGCGTCGGGCCAATCCCATGGACACCATCTGCACCATCCGCGCGAATCCAGCGCTCTTTATGTAACAAATGGTACGCGTTCCACACTGGCGCCGCCACCGCCCATGTCGTCAGCACAGCTTCCCAGTGATATGTACAGTACCAaggccagcaccagcagcaacagcagcagctcggcaCGTTATAGCCTGGATCATCTGCACACGCATccgcaccagcaccagcaccatcatcaacagcagcagtttcGCGGCTTGGGCGCTTCCGTAATGCCAAAGGACAGTCCGGTAATTGTCAAATCACCCAAAATGGCCACACACACGGGTCTGCTGAGCGTggcgagcagcagcaagctGCATGGTGGCGTTGGCGGCATATCCGTCAACAAGGAGGTGGCCATCGATCCCGAGGACAAGTGCTGCTATGCAGCAGCCAGTCAAGTCGAAAGTCTACCACAGTCAACAACAGCCACATCTGTCGCTGCACCACCTCCACCCCCACCacccatgtccatatgcaCAGAAGTtggttgcagcagctgcccgcTGGCTGCATCGTCCACCGAGCCGGCGGACTCGACGCTACGCCGGCCAGAGTATGCAGATCGAGATCGTCTTGTGGAGGAGCCAATCTGTGAACGCGACCGAGATGATGTCGGCCTGGTCTACGAGCGACGTCTACGCCGCGAGCGTTCCTGTGATCGAG CCCCACCGCACGAGTACTTTGCGCACGATGGCCCGCACTATGAGCATGTGGTGAAGTCCTACGATGTGACGGCTGCAGTTGCGCCACGCCTGGCCACACCGCCGCATCCGCACAGTTTTCTGACCATTAAACAAGAGCCAACCGATTGGTCAAATAATCCACCGGCAGCGTTGCCCAACGAGAACCACCACGAGATCAGTCAGGAGGCGCCGCTGTCGCCTAAGCAGCCGCTGGACTTTAAAATAAACGCCGTTAAGCTGGAGGCAAACAGCTCGCAGCAAGACGAGTCCGAGGAGCACACGCTGCGCGATTACAACAATTTCAAGCTGCTCGTTTGCGAGATATGCCAGAAATCCTTCGAGGACACCAAGATGCTGGTGCGCCACCTGGGCACACATGCCGCCGAGCCAGCCGGCAATGTGATgggcgccagcgccagcggcaccgggagcagcagcagcagcgccacaGCCAACAGCAACCTGGCGCTGAGAGCATTGAAAACCTATGTGCCAAAGAAGCGACGCAGAGTGTCGGTGAGTGCCGTTGGATCAGCTGCTGTATTGGGCAAGCCCTTATCTCTACCCATCCCTCCTCATTCGCATTCACAGCAACAGGAGAACAACATGGATCATGTGACACTGCTCTGTGACCTCTGCTCCAC CTCCTTCGAAACGCCCGCGGAATGGGTCCGGCACATGAATAGCCAACATACGGAAATCGAACTGGCCATGTTCAATAGCAAAAAGGATGGCGAACAGAAGGG cagcagcagcagcagcagcagcagcaacaacaataacaacaactctTCGATTGCCGCCGTCAGCCAAATCCAACAAACAGTCGCCAGCTCAGGTGCCGGCACAGCGGCTGTGGGGCATAAAAAGTACATCAATGCCAGCCGGCAGAGTGGCCAGAGCCTGAGCAGCAGGGGCAATGGAAATGGTGCCACATCTGCGTCGCCGGGTCTGATGTCGCCGGCATGA